A single Carnobacterium alterfunditum DSM 5972 DNA region contains:
- a CDS encoding helix-turn-helix domain-containing protein, whose amino-acid sequence MTDINVPIGSTLKKIRENKGYTQKEISDHTMARSTYTKFENDDITPTLSKYLAILDHMDMSHEEFIYLLNDFELGQKEMILYLFKQLEKNPTRELVNEIIEKGETLVQERYDQLILDILNACRGYAVLFEGQDLATAKEYAQKVWDRMEALDKWYLAELHIINSILYLFDSETAALFTERALETLVQYPHLEEALVLKTSFLLHLTNLLMMDQKYEQALFYIKQMESECSRLDYPVLLAAALVRKEVCMKKIGDDSEPGLIDQAIRIFDSLNKQNLKELVEKDPENFFNLYSNYPVDKIQSELLTH is encoded by the coding sequence ATGACTGACATAAATGTACCCATCGGTTCCACACTAAAGAAAATTAGAGAAAATAAAGGCTATACACAAAAAGAAATTTCTGATCATACGATGGCTCGTTCAACGTATACAAAATTCGAAAATGATGATATCACCCCTACGCTTTCAAAGTACCTTGCCATTTTAGATCATATGGATATGTCCCATGAGGAATTCATCTATCTTTTAAATGATTTTGAACTAGGACAGAAAGAAATGATCCTTTATTTATTTAAACAATTAGAGAAAAATCCAACTCGTGAATTAGTTAATGAGATCATTGAAAAGGGCGAAACATTAGTGCAAGAGCGCTACGACCAATTGATCTTGGATATTCTAAATGCTTGTCGTGGATATGCGGTTTTATTTGAAGGACAAGATCTAGCTACAGCAAAAGAATATGCGCAAAAAGTTTGGGATCGGATGGAAGCATTGGATAAGTGGTACCTAGCTGAACTGCACATTATCAATAGTATCTTGTATCTATTTGATAGTGAAACGGCTGCTTTATTCACAGAAAGAGCACTTGAAACATTAGTTCAATACCCACATCTCGAAGAAGCACTTGTTTTAAAAACCAGCTTTTTGCTTCACTTGACCAACCTCTTGATGATGGATCAAAAGTACGAACAAGCCTTGTTTTACATCAAGCAAATGGAAAGCGAATGTTCCCGTTTGGATTATCCGGTCTTGCTGGCAGCTGCCTTAGTACGCAAAGAAGTTTGTATGAAAAAAATCGGCGATGACTCTGAACCGGGACTTATTGACCAAGCTATCCGTATTTTCGATAGTTTAAACAAACAAAACTTAAAAGAACTAGTTGAAAAAGACCCTGAAAATTTTTTCAATCTTTATTCAAACTACCCTGTCGATAAAATACAAAGTGAACTTTTAACTCATTAA
- a CDS encoding ISLre2 family transposase gives MDRIITKLYEIIKESSDLIATEESIQLYMYEVFTELVGDIFTHMNQVIKEQKQGEGWKVKRDDWKTVQFIFGPVRYRRTLMVDQESQNHYPLDDWLGIRNYQRHSPLVEVKVAELASKCTYRDTAELLKEWTAVTISHQTVGSLLKRVGGAQAREDEEMVVELDEAVELPEGKKVDYFYAEADGIFVRGTEKRKSLEVRHALLYEGWEKNGKRVSLKEPKAIMTTKKTAGFWAEVQAFTASHYALQQAQVITNSDGGQGYTADKFQEAFSQSNYPVVNQLDSYHIFQGLNRAFGSQTSLFKQKVNQALKTHDLNELTIWLDTYESTLDETPAVEKLTTFRTYVLRNWDRIFDWREKVEQVPQDARGLGAMESNQRHISFRMKKRGMHWSEEGCEAMVKVKQGILNHTLRDAYLHQQNRSTRQQRKLKQTVRLSSLLHQKTRQSVGAKDGTMPLYASHSSAMGKLIKSFR, from the coding sequence ATGGATAGAATTATAACAAAATTATATGAAATAATAAAGGAATCGAGCGATTTAATCGCTACAGAGGAGTCTATACAACTCTATATGTATGAAGTATTCACTGAATTAGTAGGAGATATCTTCACCCATATGAATCAAGTGATCAAAGAACAAAAACAAGGCGAAGGCTGGAAAGTGAAACGAGACGATTGGAAAACCGTTCAGTTTATTTTTGGTCCTGTTCGTTATCGCCGTACCTTAATGGTCGATCAAGAGAGTCAAAATCATTATCCGCTAGATGACTGGTTAGGCATTCGAAACTACCAACGCCATAGTCCACTCGTAGAAGTGAAAGTAGCAGAACTAGCTAGTAAGTGTACCTACCGGGACACCGCTGAATTATTGAAAGAATGGACGGCAGTCACTATTAGTCACCAAACAGTCGGCAGTCTTCTTAAACGAGTTGGAGGAGCACAAGCACGTGAAGATGAAGAAATGGTAGTAGAACTAGACGAAGCCGTCGAGTTGCCAGAAGGTAAAAAAGTGGACTATTTTTACGCCGAGGCTGATGGCATTTTTGTTCGTGGGACGGAAAAGAGAAAAAGCTTAGAAGTTCGTCATGCGCTACTTTACGAAGGCTGGGAGAAAAATGGAAAGAGAGTCTCCTTAAAGGAGCCTAAAGCGATCATGACGACTAAAAAAACGGCTGGTTTTTGGGCAGAAGTTCAAGCCTTTACTGCGAGTCATTATGCGTTACAACAAGCTCAAGTCATTACCAATAGTGACGGTGGACAAGGCTATACCGCAGACAAATTTCAAGAAGCCTTTTCTCAGTCGAACTATCCTGTAGTCAATCAGTTAGACTCTTATCACATCTTCCAAGGCTTAAATCGCGCGTTTGGTTCACAGACTAGCCTCTTTAAACAGAAGGTCAATCAAGCTTTAAAAACACATGATTTAAATGAGTTAACAATCTGGTTGGATACTTATGAAAGCACACTAGACGAGACACCAGCAGTGGAAAAACTGACTACCTTTAGAACATACGTATTACGGAATTGGGATCGAATTTTCGATTGGCGTGAAAAAGTAGAACAGGTTCCGCAGGACGCAAGAGGTTTAGGCGCAATGGAGTCGAATCAGCGGCATATTTCTTTTCGGATGAAAAAGCGTGGGATGCATTGGAGCGAAGAAGGCTGTGAAGCCATGGTAAAGGTAAAACAAGGCATCTTAAATCACACGTTACGTGACGCCTATCTTCACCAACAAAATAGGAGTACGAGACAACAACGCAAGCTGAAACAAACGGTTCGTTTATCGTCGCTATTGCATCAGAAGACACGTCAGTCGGTTGGTGCAAAGGATGGGACAATGCCGTTGTATGCTTCTCATTCATCAGCAATGGGGAAACTCATAAAAAGTTTTCGTTAA
- a CDS encoding Ldh family oxidoreductase, with protein MTSFVEWDFLTEFVEKAFMAYGIPEADAKICADVLLQSDKKGIESHGVNRFKPIYIDRIKDGIQNPVTEFEIVRETPTTAVVDGHDGMGQVIAHRSMQMAIDKAKKYGMGMVAVRNSTHFGIAGYYTDMAADAGCIGMAGTNARPSIAPTFSVQNKLGTNPLTVSFPTDEAFPFSLDCATSIIQRGKIELYEREGKDTPAGTVIAHDGSVMTDSPTILKALQSGEAALAPLGGIGEDLSGYKGYGYATIVEVLSSALQQGNFLSMLSGIGESGEKIKFHLGHFFIAIDTEAFMGLESFKKTTGDIMRELRAAEKAPGAERIYTAGEKEYLIWQKRQKTGLPVSEPVQKELIAIRDDAGLTDYRFPFEQ; from the coding sequence ATGACAAGTTTTGTAGAATGGGATTTTTTGACCGAGTTTGTGGAAAAAGCTTTTATGGCTTATGGAATACCGGAAGCAGATGCGAAGATCTGTGCGGACGTTTTATTACAGTCAGATAAAAAAGGGATCGAGAGTCACGGAGTCAATCGTTTTAAACCGATCTATATCGACCGGATCAAAGATGGTATCCAAAATCCGGTGACTGAATTTGAAATCGTGCGTGAAACACCTACAACGGCCGTAGTTGATGGACATGACGGTATGGGCCAAGTGATCGCCCATCGTTCGATGCAAATGGCCATTGATAAAGCTAAAAAATACGGTATGGGCATGGTAGCCGTGCGGAATTCTACCCATTTTGGCATTGCCGGTTATTATACGGATATGGCGGCAGATGCTGGTTGTATTGGTATGGCTGGAACAAACGCCCGCCCTTCCATTGCGCCAACATTTAGTGTGCAAAATAAATTGGGTACGAACCCATTGACGGTCAGTTTCCCAACGGATGAAGCATTCCCATTCTCATTAGACTGTGCCACTTCCATCATCCAACGAGGCAAAATTGAACTCTATGAGCGTGAAGGCAAAGATACTCCGGCTGGAACAGTCATCGCCCATGATGGTTCTGTCATGACGGATTCTCCAACGATTCTAAAAGCTCTTCAATCTGGCGAAGCAGCTCTTGCTCCACTGGGAGGGATCGGCGAAGATCTTTCTGGTTATAAAGGTTATGGTTACGCTACGATCGTTGAAGTTCTTTCATCTGCTTTACAGCAAGGGAATTTCTTAAGTATGCTATCTGGTATCGGCGAAAGCGGCGAAAAAATCAAATTCCATTTAGGTCACTTCTTCATCGCCATTGATACGGAAGCCTTTATGGGTCTAGAAAGTTTCAAGAAAACGACCGGTGACATCATGCGTGAATTGCGGGCTGCTGAAAAAGCTCCCGGCGCTGAACGAATCTATACTGCCGGAGAAAAGGAATACTTAATTTGGCAAAAACGTCAAAAAACTGGTCTTCCGGTTAGTGAACCCGTTCAAAAAGAACTGATTGCGATCCGCGACGATGCTGGATTGACCGATTACCGCTTCCCATTTGAACAGTAA
- a CDS encoding NAD(P)-dependent malic enzyme, with translation MDNKKEALAKHYEWNGKIEVMSRVPLNSREDLALAYTPGVAEACLAIEKKPDEAYKLTRKNNLVAVITNGTAVLGLGAIGPAASMPVMEGKCVLFKAFADVDAFPISIQSRDVAVIVQTIEQISGSFGGINLEDIAAPECFEVERRLKASLDIPVFHDDQHGTAVVVAAGLINALKLVDKSFASIKVVVNGAGSAGIAVAKHLLNFGVRNLILTDKSGILASDTPDLNSEQQHMMTVTNLTKQHGDLTLALKDADVFIGVSSGNILKPSMIQNMKSDPIVFAMANPVPEIMPELAATAGVAVIGTGRSDYPNQVNNVLAFPGIFKGALSVRASDINEAMKVAASHAIASLITSDELRADYVIPDALDPRVCPAVAKAVKEAAIETQINRI, from the coding sequence ATGGATAATAAAAAAGAAGCACTTGCAAAGCATTACGAATGGAACGGAAAAATTGAAGTCATGAGCCGCGTTCCGCTCAATAGTCGGGAAGATTTGGCACTCGCCTATACACCTGGCGTGGCCGAAGCTTGTTTAGCTATTGAAAAAAAACCAGATGAAGCTTATAAATTAACGCGGAAAAACAATTTAGTAGCGGTCATCACGAATGGGACGGCTGTGCTTGGCCTAGGCGCTATCGGTCCAGCGGCTTCTATGCCAGTAATGGAGGGCAAATGTGTTTTGTTTAAAGCCTTCGCTGACGTTGACGCCTTCCCTATTTCCATTCAATCAAGAGATGTTGCTGTTATTGTGCAAACGATCGAGCAAATCAGTGGCAGTTTTGGTGGGATCAATCTTGAGGACATTGCAGCGCCTGAATGTTTTGAGGTTGAACGTCGCCTGAAAGCTTCGCTGGATATTCCGGTTTTCCATGATGATCAACACGGAACAGCCGTCGTCGTTGCTGCTGGATTGATCAATGCCTTAAAACTAGTTGATAAATCCTTTGCTAGCATCAAAGTCGTTGTCAATGGAGCTGGGTCAGCTGGTATCGCTGTTGCAAAACACTTATTGAACTTTGGTGTGCGAAATCTGATCTTAACGGATAAATCCGGTATTTTAGCTAGTGATACACCTGATTTAAATAGTGAACAGCAACACATGATGACCGTGACCAACTTGACGAAGCAACATGGTGATCTGACTTTGGCATTAAAGGATGCGGATGTTTTCATCGGTGTATCGTCAGGGAATATCTTGAAGCCGTCTATGATTCAAAACATGAAGTCAGATCCAATCGTTTTCGCCATGGCTAACCCGGTACCAGAGATCATGCCTGAACTGGCAGCTACAGCTGGTGTCGCCGTCATAGGGACTGGGCGCAGCGATTATCCGAATCAAGTCAATAATGTCTTAGCTTTCCCTGGGATATTCAAAGGCGCTCTCAGCGTTCGAGCTTCTGATATCAACGAAGCCATGAAAGTCGCCGCCTCTCACGCAATTGCTTCGCTGATTACTAGTGATGAATTAAGAGCGGACTATGTGATCCCTGATGCGTTGGACCCAAGAGTCTGTCCTGCTGTTGCTAAAGCTGTAAAAGAGGCTGCTATTGAGACACAAATTAATCGCATTTAA